A genomic region of Rheinheimera sp. MMS21-TC3 contains the following coding sequences:
- a CDS encoding MGMT family protein, whose translation MVFKQTKVTTPLTTAQKYQRIWQTVLQIPKGNVASYGQIADLAGLPGRARLVGKALGQAPAELAIPWYRVIRSDRQLAFPAGSPNAISQHQLLLAEGVLVVNNRVKKSYYWQPDLAEIMYQLQF comes from the coding sequence ATGGTATTTAAGCAAACCAAGGTAACAACTCCCTTAACTACAGCGCAGAAATACCAGCGCATTTGGCAAACTGTGCTGCAGATCCCTAAAGGTAACGTTGCCAGCTATGGTCAAATTGCAGATTTAGCCGGTTTACCTGGCCGAGCACGTTTGGTCGGTAAGGCCTTAGGCCAAGCCCCAGCAGAGCTGGCAATACCTTGGTATAGAGTTATCCGCAGCGACCGGCAACTCGCATTTCCTGCTGGCAGCCCTAATGCTATTAGCCAACACCAATTACTGTTAGCTGAAGGCGTGCTTGTAGTGAATAATCGCGTTAAAAAAAGCTATTATTGGCAACCTGATTTAGCTGAAATAATGTATCAACTACAATTTTAA
- a CDS encoding YebC/PmpR family DNA-binding transcriptional regulator yields the protein MGAQWKAKHKQDAANAKGRIFTKLAKEIAVAARNGADPDMNAKLRSAIETAKKASMPKETLERAIKKGAGLLDGPANYETVVYEGFAPHQVPVIVECLTDNKNRSAMSMRILFRKGQLATSGAVSWDFKHLGQIEATPTSPDADAELAAIEAGAQDFEDGDDGDMVFLTEAADLDLVSKALPEFGFSVNTARLVYRANNPVTLTDEDALAEVEAFLDAIDADDDVQHVYAGIAE from the coding sequence ATGGGTGCACAATGGAAAGCCAAGCATAAGCAAGACGCTGCTAATGCAAAAGGCCGTATATTTACTAAGTTGGCAAAAGAAATCGCTGTTGCTGCACGTAATGGCGCCGATCCTGATATGAATGCCAAATTACGATCGGCCATTGAAACCGCTAAAAAAGCTTCAATGCCAAAAGAAACCCTAGAGCGAGCCATTAAAAAAGGCGCCGGTTTATTAGATGGCCCAGCTAATTATGAAACCGTAGTTTATGAAGGTTTTGCCCCGCATCAAGTGCCTGTTATTGTTGAATGCTTAACCGACAACAAAAACCGTAGTGCTATGAGTATGCGTATTTTATTTCGCAAAGGCCAATTAGCTACTTCAGGCGCTGTATCTTGGGATTTTAAACATTTAGGTCAAATAGAAGCCACCCCAACCAGCCCAGATGCCGATGCTGAATTAGCGGCTATTGAAGCTGGCGCTCAAGATTTTGAAGACGGTGATGATGGCGATATGGTGTTTTTAACCGAGGCGGCAGATTTAGACTTAGTTAGTAAAGCCTTGCCTGAATTTGGCTTTAGCGTAAATACAGCTCGGTTAGTTTATCGCGCCAACAATCCAGTTACTTTAACTGACGAAGATGCCCTAGCTGAAGTAGAAGCTTTTTTAGACGCTATTGATGCCGATGACGACGTTCAGCACGTTTATGCCGGTATTGCCGAATAG
- a CDS encoding M3 family metallopeptidase, whose amino-acid sequence MKSLPLWVTTAILSVGLVGCNNATVPNTEKTAIAAATSEIRQNNTLLQPWTGPYQGVPAFDKMSLADLKPALEFGMQQQLAEIDAITNNPEAANFENTIVALEKAGEDLSRVFRYYGIWSSNKSSAEFRAIQKEIAPKLSAFSSKITQNEALFKRVEAVYNSDEYKKLTSEQQRLTHLVYLGFANNGATLDAEKKQRYAEINQRLAQLHTAFSSNILADEEGYVLYLTEDQLDGLPQSYINGAASAAKSRGKEGMYAVLNTRSSMDPFLTYSTDRALREKVWNTYYSRGDNGDEHDNNALITEILTLRDERVGLLGFDNYATWRLQDRMAKKPSNAMNLMMSVWPAAIARVEEEVADMQALADSLGDDIKIAPWDYRYYAEKVRKEKYDLDSNEVKQYLQLDKLREAMFYVAGRLFNFNFTPVPEGSVPVFHEDVKVWHVTDKTTGEEIGLWYLDPFARQGKRSGAWATSYRGYSTYDGQKNVLSSNNSNFMKGAPGETVLISWDDATTYFHEFGHALHALSAKVTYPTLNGGVRDYTEFQSQLLERWLLTDEVINKYLVHSETGKPMPKELVEKIKKAATFNSGFKTTEYLASAIIDLKLHMLDDPSNVDPDAFERDTLNAMNMPKEIVMRHRTPQFGHVFSGEGYAAAYYGYMWAEVLTSDAAEAFAEAPGGFYDKEVAGKLVKHLFSVRNAVDPAEAYRAFRGRDATIDALMRDRGFPIPKKK is encoded by the coding sequence ATGAAATCTTTGCCACTATGGGTAACAACAGCCATTCTTTCGGTAGGCTTAGTTGGCTGTAATAATGCCACAGTACCTAACACTGAAAAAACAGCAATAGCTGCCGCCACTTCAGAAATTCGCCAAAATAATACACTATTACAACCTTGGACAGGTCCATATCAAGGGGTACCGGCTTTTGACAAAATGTCATTAGCTGATTTAAAACCAGCATTAGAATTTGGTATGCAGCAACAACTAGCTGAAATTGATGCTATTACCAATAATCCTGAAGCGGCTAACTTTGAAAATACTATTGTCGCTTTAGAAAAAGCAGGTGAAGATTTAAGCCGAGTTTTTAGATATTACGGAATTTGGAGTTCTAATAAATCTTCAGCAGAATTTAGAGCCATTCAAAAAGAAATAGCGCCTAAATTATCGGCTTTCTCTTCTAAAATTACCCAAAATGAAGCTTTGTTTAAGCGGGTAGAAGCCGTTTATAATTCTGATGAATATAAAAAGCTTACCTCAGAGCAACAGCGTCTTACCCATTTAGTTTACTTAGGCTTTGCCAATAATGGTGCAACCTTAGACGCTGAGAAAAAACAGCGTTATGCTGAAATTAACCAGCGTTTAGCCCAATTACATACGGCATTTTCTAGTAATATTTTAGCTGATGAAGAAGGTTATGTGTTGTATTTAACCGAAGATCAGCTAGATGGTTTACCGCAATCTTATATTAATGGTGCCGCTTCTGCAGCTAAGTCACGTGGTAAAGAAGGCATGTATGCAGTTTTGAATACGCGTTCCTCTATGGACCCATTTTTAACCTATTCAACAGATCGTGCTTTACGTGAAAAGGTATGGAATACCTATTACAGCCGTGGTGATAATGGCGATGAACATGATAATAATGCGCTTATTACTGAAATTTTAACTTTACGTGATGAGCGTGTTGGCTTATTAGGCTTTGATAATTACGCTACTTGGCGCTTGCAAGATAGAATGGCTAAAAAGCCAAGCAATGCTATGAACTTAATGATGTCGGTATGGCCTGCTGCTATTGCTAGGGTTGAAGAAGAAGTTGCCGATATGCAAGCTTTAGCCGATAGCTTAGGTGATGATATTAAAATTGCGCCTTGGGATTATCGCTATTACGCTGAAAAAGTGCGTAAAGAAAAGTATGACCTAGATTCTAATGAAGTTAAGCAATATTTACAGCTAGATAAGCTGCGTGAAGCCATGTTCTATGTCGCTGGCCGTTTATTTAACTTTAACTTTACGCCTGTGCCAGAAGGCAGTGTGCCTGTGTTTCATGAAGACGTGAAAGTGTGGCATGTCACCGATAAAACCACAGGCGAAGAAATAGGCTTATGGTATTTAGATCCTTTTGCTCGCCAAGGTAAACGCTCAGGCGCTTGGGCGACGAGTTATCGTGGATACAGCACCTATGATGGTCAGAAAAATGTGCTGTCATCCAATAACTCTAACTTTATGAAAGGTGCACCAGGTGAAACAGTGTTAATTTCATGGGATGATGCTACTACTTACTTCCATGAGTTTGGCCATGCCTTACATGCTTTATCCGCCAAAGTGACTTACCCCACCTTAAATGGTGGCGTGCGTGACTACACTGAGTTTCAGTCGCAATTATTAGAGCGTTGGTTATTAACGGATGAAGTAATTAATAAATACTTAGTGCACAGTGAAACTGGCAAACCTATGCCAAAAGAGCTGGTAGAAAAAATCAAAAAAGCGGCTACTTTTAATTCGGGCTTTAAAACAACTGAATATTTAGCTTCAGCCATTATTGATTTAAAACTGCATATGTTAGATGACCCTAGCAATGTTGATCCTGACGCTTTTGAGCGTGATACTTTAAATGCCATGAATATGCCAAAAGAAATTGTTATGCGTCACCGTACACCGCAGTTTGGCCATGTCTTCTCAGGTGAAGGTTATGCAGCTGCTTATTATGGCTATATGTGGGCTGAAGTTTTAACCTCAGATGCAGCTGAAGCCTTTGCTGAAGCACCAGGTGGTTTTTACGATAAAGAAGTCGCAGGCAAACTGGTTAAACACTTGTTTAGCGTACGTAACGCGGTAGACCCAGCAGAAGCTTACCGTGCATTCCGTGGTCGTGATGCGACTATTGATGCTTTAATGCGTGATCGTGGTTTTCCTATACCTAAGAAAAAATAA
- a CDS encoding cytochrome b562 has translation MKTRFSLSRFSGVSGIALSVLLSFNLAAATVDLEKTMKEMAFQYKKAHEATTIVQLTPHIENLKLLTQTSLTAEFPEDKADKFKQGLELVLQELTAAEHALVAQDFSAAKQHLKAVDKLRKQYHKHRKVSIWQLLFG, from the coding sequence ATGAAAACACGATTTAGCTTAAGCCGTTTTAGTGGCGTTAGTGGTATCGCCCTAAGCGTTTTATTGTCATTTAATCTTGCAGCGGCAACCGTTGATTTAGAAAAAACCATGAAAGAAATGGCTTTTCAATATAAAAAAGCGCATGAAGCAACAACGATAGTACAACTGACGCCGCATATTGAAAATTTAAAACTATTAACTCAAACCTCATTAACCGCGGAATTCCCTGAAGATAAAGCGGATAAGTTTAAGCAAGGCTTAGAGCTCGTATTACAGGAATTAACAGCTGCAGAGCACGCCCTAGTCGCGCAAGATTTTAGTGCAGCGAAACAGCATTTAAAGGCGGTTGATAAATTACGTAAGCAATATCACAAGCACCGCAAAGTCAGCATTTGGCAACTTTTATTTGGTTAA
- a CDS encoding dipeptidase, which produces MNKLIKSTLASAIVLSLAACSSKPSVVDYETKAMQLAQKHIIIDTHIDVPYRIYNRWEDMSQATEIGDFDFYRAIQGGLNVPFMSIYIPASYEESGGSFQLANQLIDSMEALVGRAPHKFAMAPDSKDVIAQFGSGKISLALGIENGTPIEGKLENLQHFYDRGVRYITLAHSKSNHISDSSYDSNHQWQGLSPFGKELIAAMNNIGMMVDISHVSDDAFYQAVAISKVPVIASHSSARHFTPGFERNMDDKMIKALAKNGGVIQVNFGSSFVTHQANQYGALRAAAAKKAGVANDRDFAAKFKAENPYPFANLDNVLDHIDHIVKLVGIDYVGIGSDYDGVGDSLPEGLKDVSTYPTLIAGLLGRGYSEADIEKILSGNFLRVWRQVEAYAAAQK; this is translated from the coding sequence ATGAATAAATTGATTAAATCGACTCTCGCTAGTGCGATTGTATTAAGCCTTGCCGCTTGTAGCAGCAAACCTTCAGTAGTGGACTATGAAACCAAAGCTATGCAATTGGCGCAAAAGCACATTATTATCGATACCCATATTGATGTGCCTTACCGTATATACAATAGATGGGAAGATATGAGCCAAGCCACTGAAATTGGTGACTTCGATTTTTACAGAGCCATACAAGGCGGCTTAAACGTGCCTTTTATGTCTATTTACATTCCAGCTTCTTATGAAGAAAGCGGTGGTAGTTTTCAGCTAGCCAATCAATTAATTGATAGCATGGAGGCGCTAGTTGGCCGCGCACCTCACAAATTTGCAATGGCCCCTGACAGTAAAGATGTTATTGCCCAATTTGGTAGCGGTAAAATTTCCTTAGCTCTTGGTATAGAAAACGGCACGCCTATTGAAGGCAAACTAGAAAACCTGCAACATTTTTATGACCGCGGCGTACGCTATATCACTTTAGCTCACTCTAAAAGTAACCATATCTCTGATTCCAGCTATGACTCTAACCATCAATGGCAAGGCTTAAGTCCCTTTGGTAAAGAGCTAATAGCTGCCATGAATAATATTGGCATGATGGTGGATATCTCACATGTATCTGACGATGCGTTTTACCAAGCTGTCGCTATTAGTAAAGTCCCTGTTATCGCCTCACACTCTTCTGCACGCCACTTTACACCGGGCTTTGAGCGCAACATGGATGATAAAATGATTAAAGCCCTAGCTAAAAATGGCGGTGTTATTCAAGTCAACTTTGGCTCTTCCTTTGTCACTCATCAAGCTAACCAATATGGTGCTTTACGTGCAGCAGCCGCTAAAAAAGCTGGTGTTGCGAATGATAGAGATTTTGCCGCTAAGTTTAAGGCAGAAAACCCTTACCCATTTGCCAACTTAGATAATGTATTAGATCATATTGATCATATAGTTAAATTAGTAGGTATTGATTATGTAGGAATTGGCTCTGATTATGATGGTGTAGGTGACTCACTACCTGAAGGCTTAAAAGATGTCTCTACCTATCCTACTTTAATTGCGGGCTTATTAGGCCGTGGTTATAGCGAAGCGGATATTGAAAAAATATTATCTGGTAACTTTTTGCGAGTGTGGCGCCAAGTAGAAGCTTATGCTGCTGCACAAAAGTAA
- a CDS encoding DUF445 domain-containing protein, which yields MSEKSRLNKNIVTNLLALIVMLVGWHWQQPIVLSVGLFALSGALTNWLAVHMLFEKVPLLYGSGVILIRFDQFKAGIQQLIMQQFFNADNIQRFMQQQTDFMPLDLQPVIEQTDLSPAFDSLVNVVEQSSFGSMLAMFGGTEALLPLKQPFIVKLKAALADVAQSADFKQLVLAQLNKPEQSQELQQQVQTIVESRLQELTPELVKDIMQSIIRQHLGWLVVWGGFFGGVIGLIAALIQH from the coding sequence ATGAGTGAAAAAAGTCGCCTAAATAAAAACATAGTAACCAATTTACTGGCATTAATTGTAATGTTAGTTGGCTGGCATTGGCAGCAACCTATTGTATTAAGTGTTGGTTTGTTTGCATTGTCTGGTGCCTTAACTAATTGGTTAGCTGTACATATGTTGTTTGAAAAAGTGCCACTTTTATATGGCTCAGGTGTTATTTTAATCCGCTTTGATCAGTTTAAAGCTGGTATTCAGCAGTTAATAATGCAACAGTTTTTTAACGCTGATAATATTCAGCGTTTTATGCAGCAGCAAACAGACTTTATGCCGCTTGATTTGCAGCCGGTAATAGAGCAAACCGATTTATCACCCGCTTTTGATTCGTTAGTGAATGTTGTAGAGCAGTCTTCATTTGGCAGTATGCTGGCCATGTTTGGTGGCACAGAAGCACTATTACCTTTGAAACAGCCTTTTATAGTTAAATTAAAAGCCGCCTTAGCTGATGTTGCACAAAGTGCTGACTTTAAGCAGTTAGTGTTGGCACAACTTAATAAGCCAGAGCAAAGCCAAGAGTTACAACAGCAAGTACAAACCATAGTGGAAAGCCGGTTACAGGAATTAACCCCTGAGCTAGTTAAAGATATTATGCAAAGTATTATTCGTCAGCATTTAGGCTGGCTAGTGGTATGGGGCGGTTTTTTTGGTGGTGTAATAGGTTTAATTGCAGCTCTAATTCAACACTAA
- a CDS encoding DUF3617 domain-containing protein: MHTNKAQLPFVITSALLITALSTSFTATAETEATKINIEPGLWQYNFSIKTESGELERTMQKMEQTLANIPAAQRDMMKKMMASQGVSFDFKNTSVQVCLTQQDIDRGQMPQQEGCKQNVKQTSANSYSFTFSCDTNPPSSGSGVMTLDGRKAYTGNANFTTQLNGKAEQMTMQQSGKWLKADCG; the protein is encoded by the coding sequence ATGCACACTAATAAAGCACAGTTACCTTTTGTTATTACCAGCGCCTTACTTATAACTGCGCTGTCTACAAGCTTTACAGCTACAGCTGAAACTGAAGCTACAAAAATAAATATTGAGCCAGGCTTATGGCAATATAATTTCAGCATTAAAACTGAGAGTGGTGAACTAGAACGCACAATGCAAAAAATGGAACAAACACTAGCTAATATACCAGCTGCTCAACGCGACATGATGAAAAAAATGATGGCTAGCCAAGGTGTTTCTTTTGATTTTAAAAACACCTCAGTTCAGGTTTGTTTAACTCAGCAAGATATTGACCGCGGTCAGATGCCACAACAAGAGGGCTGCAAACAAAATGTCAAACAAACTAGCGCCAACAGCTACAGCTTCACTTTTAGTTGCGACACCAACCCTCCCAGTAGCGGCAGTGGTGTTATGACTTTAGATGGCCGCAAAGCCTATACCGGCAATGCCAACTTTACCACCCAGCTAAATGGTAAAGCAGAGCAAATGACCATGCAACAAAGTGGTAAATGGCTTAAAGCAGATTGCGGTTAA
- a CDS encoding 2OG-Fe(II) oxygenase: MWLNTEHITDAAIRSYRKALLCARPNHVVIDNLFDNIKLQQVISVLQQDNQWQTQRHSYSALYVDNTKWQKTSSKQRFVQRDIWQRTAPSSDNTSAAIALNNSASEFLAYLRSVEFMALLSKIFKVHLTDINVANPAINTNYFRLAATDFVNLHADDSPGREVCMLLYLNKHWHSNHENNGGELVFKGTNNCPIKIAPLYNRCVLFDPSSAGSEHWVKPVATTQYQLYRYNVTSWYWSE; the protein is encoded by the coding sequence ATGTGGCTAAATACAGAGCATATTACCGATGCGGCGATACGCAGCTATCGCAAGGCACTACTGTGCGCTCGCCCTAACCATGTGGTTATTGATAATTTATTTGATAACATAAAGTTGCAGCAAGTTATTAGTGTTTTACAGCAAGATAACCAATGGCAAACCCAGCGGCACAGCTACTCTGCTTTATATGTCGATAACACTAAGTGGCAAAAAACCAGCAGCAAGCAACGTTTTGTCCAGCGAGATATTTGGCAACGCACTGCGCCAAGTTCTGATAACACTTCTGCGGCTATTGCTTTAAACAATAGCGCCAGTGAATTTTTAGCATATTTACGTAGTGTTGAATTTATGGCGTTGTTATCAAAAATTTTTAAAGTGCATTTAACCGATATTAACGTGGCTAACCCGGCGATTAATACCAATTATTTTCGCTTAGCCGCAACCGACTTTGTAAACCTACACGCCGATGACTCGCCAGGGCGAGAAGTATGCATGCTGTTATATTTAAATAAACATTGGCACAGCAACCACGAAAATAACGGTGGTGAATTGGTTTTTAAAGGCACGAATAACTGCCCTATTAAGATCGCGCCGTTGTACAACCGCTGTGTGTTGTTTGACCCATCCTCTGCAGGCTCAGAGCATTGGGTGAAGCCAGTAGCAACTACGCAATACCAACTGTATCGCTATAACGTTACTAGTTGGTATTGGTCTGAGTGA
- the nadA gene encoding quinolinate synthase NadA, translating to MEQSSYFTERDFIFPAKPKPLNSDEKLAYKERIKTLLQQKDAVLVAHYYTDPEIQALAEETGGCVSDSLEMARFGNEHPASTLIVAGVKFMGETAKILTPNKTVLMPTLEANCSLDLGCPAKPFSDFCDQHPDRVVVVYANTSAAVKARADWVVTSSIALDVVDYLDSQGKKIIWGPDKHLGHYVQKQTGADMLLWDAACIVHDEFKANALIELKKQYPEAAVLVHPESPDNVVQLADAVGSTSQLIKASQTLPNDTFIVATDKGIFYKMQQQMPNKTFIEAPTGGNGATCRSCAHCPWMAMNGLKSIESALVDATGHEIFVDADIREKALVPLNRMLNFAKELNMKVKGNA from the coding sequence ATGGAACAATCGTCGTATTTCACAGAGCGTGATTTTATTTTTCCTGCAAAACCAAAGCCGCTAAATAGCGATGAAAAGCTTGCGTACAAAGAACGCATTAAAACCTTATTGCAGCAAAAAGACGCTGTATTAGTTGCGCACTATTATACTGATCCTGAAATTCAAGCCTTAGCCGAAGAAACCGGCGGCTGTGTTTCAGACTCGCTAGAAATGGCACGTTTTGGTAATGAACACCCCGCTAGCACCTTAATTGTCGCTGGTGTTAAGTTTATGGGTGAAACGGCTAAAATATTAACGCCAAACAAAACGGTGTTAATGCCAACTCTTGAGGCTAACTGTTCGCTAGACTTAGGTTGCCCAGCTAAACCGTTTTCAGACTTTTGTGATCAACATCCAGATCGCGTGGTGGTTGTTTATGCCAATACGTCAGCAGCCGTAAAAGCACGTGCAGACTGGGTAGTCACCTCGTCTATCGCCTTAGATGTTGTAGATTATCTAGATAGCCAAGGCAAAAAAATTATCTGGGGACCAGATAAGCATCTAGGCCATTATGTGCAAAAGCAAACAGGCGCTGACATGTTGTTATGGGACGCCGCTTGTATTGTGCACGACGAATTCAAAGCCAACGCGCTTATAGAGCTTAAAAAGCAGTATCCTGAAGCGGCGGTGCTTGTTCACCCTGAATCGCCTGACAACGTGGTACAGCTAGCAGATGCGGTAGGTTCAACTAGCCAATTAATAAAAGCTAGCCAAACTTTACCTAACGACACTTTTATTGTGGCAACCGACAAAGGCATTTTCTACAAAATGCAGCAACAAATGCCGAATAAAACCTTTATCGAAGCCCCAACCGGTGGCAACGGCGCAACATGCCGTAGCTGTGCTCACTGCCCGTGGATGGCAATGAACGGCTTAAAGTCAATTGAATCAGCTTTAGTAGACGCAACCGGACATGAAATCTTTGTCGATGCCGATATTCGAGAAAAAGCCTTAGTGCCTTTAAATAGAATGTTAAACTTCGCTAAAGAGTTAAACATGAAAGTAAAAGGCAACGCTTAG
- the ybgF gene encoding tol-pal system protein YbgF, protein MKAKFTLLAALVLAHASANANPAPVTDINLNRSATVASGSQTIPTGSLEQRLAMLERIVEARSDGQIRMQQQLQMLLDEVSELRGVTETHAYQLEEILQRQRDLYQEIDRRVSEVQQAGTSSVDSSTISPQVAETTYSSDVLENQAYDKAVNMVLKDRRYDAAIPEFENFIHTYPNSTYAANAHFWLGQLLFNKNELAKAKTQFERVVGTYPNSTKVADALLKLGQVAERENNKAAAKKYYQQLVSKFKTGTTVKLAQDRLSALQ, encoded by the coding sequence ATGAAAGCTAAATTTACTTTGTTAGCAGCATTAGTACTGGCACATGCCAGTGCTAATGCCAATCCCGCTCCGGTAACGGATATTAACCTTAATCGTTCAGCTACGGTGGCTAGTGGTTCGCAAACTATACCAACAGGTAGTTTAGAACAGCGCTTAGCTATGTTAGAGCGCATTGTTGAAGCGCGATCAGATGGCCAAATTCGCATGCAACAGCAATTACAAATGTTGTTAGATGAAGTAAGCGAATTGCGCGGTGTGACAGAAACCCATGCGTATCAACTTGAAGAAATCTTACAACGGCAGCGTGATTTATATCAAGAAATTGATCGACGGGTATCAGAGGTACAACAAGCTGGCACTAGTAGTGTAGATAGCTCAACTATTTCACCCCAAGTAGCTGAAACAACTTACTCTTCAGATGTGTTAGAAAATCAAGCTTATGACAAAGCCGTCAATATGGTATTAAAGGACCGTCGCTATGACGCTGCTATACCAGAGTTTGAGAACTTTATTCATACTTACCCTAATTCTACTTATGCCGCTAATGCTCATTTTTGGTTAGGCCAGCTGTTATTTAATAAAAATGAACTGGCTAAAGCTAAAACCCAATTTGAGCGTGTTGTAGGTACTTATCCTAATTCAACAAAAGTGGCCGATGCTTTATTAAAGTTAGGTCAGGTAGCCGAGCGTGAAAACAATAAAGCTGCCGCTAAAAAATATTATCAACAATTAGTCAGTAAATTTAAAACAGGTACTACGGTTAAGTTAGCCCAAGATCGCCTCAGCGCCTTGCAATAA
- the pal gene encoding peptidoglycan-associated lipoprotein Pal produces the protein MKLNNVLKSLLVALPVLTMAACSSTSSMDESDANTSANTQQQQEVVQVETAAPVVSPAEQMRKKLDSLRQENTIYFDFDRATIRPEFVASLEAHASFLTANPSVRVTIEGHSDERGTPEYNIALGERRALAVVQYLQNLGVSGGQISTVSYGEEKPLDRSRTEAGFAKNRRAVLVY, from the coding sequence ATGAAATTAAATAATGTATTAAAAAGTTTATTAGTTGCATTACCAGTGCTGACTATGGCTGCTTGTAGTTCTACTTCTAGCATGGATGAATCAGATGCTAATACCAGCGCAAATACTCAACAGCAACAAGAAGTTGTACAAGTTGAAACAGCTGCACCAGTGGTAAGCCCAGCTGAACAAATGCGTAAAAAATTAGATTCATTACGTCAAGAAAATACTATTTACTTTGACTTTGACCGTGCCACTATTCGCCCTGAGTTTGTTGCTTCTCTAGAAGCGCATGCTAGCTTTTTAACGGCTAACCCAAGTGTACGTGTCACTATTGAAGGCCATTCAGATGAGCGTGGTACACCAGAGTATAATATTGCTTTAGGTGAGCGTCGTGCTTTAGCTGTTGTTCAATATTTACAAAATTTAGGTGTGTCGGGTGGCCAGATTTCTACTGTAAGTTACGGTGAAGAAAAACCATTAGATCGCTCACGCACGGAAGCAGGCTTTGCCAAAAACCGTCGTGCAGTGTTAGTCTATTAA
- the tolB gene encoding Tol-Pal system beta propeller repeat protein TolB — MIKSSFYRVIFTVFALVLSGSAKASLEIVITGGLDSGRPVAIVPFTFNGATVPSQRLDEIISADLMRSGKFSPLASIKMPQRPASAEQIDYAAWAREGVEAIVIGKITETGIDRYTVSFELIDILKGSNGLNKQMLNAGKLVLSNDHILDSRETTITGSQFRQYGHRISDIVYEKLTGERGAFLTKIAYVLVNNDNEFSHQLIVADYDGANEQVLLRSKEPLMSPSWSPDGTKLAYVTFEKRQAQIYIQDIYTGKRTMLSSSPGINGAPAWSPDGKRMAMVLSKDGNPEIYVMDIASRALTRITNHRAIDTEPTWSPDSKEIMFSSERGGNPQLYSVNLLTNKTRRITFEGEMNLAGSFTDGGKSIVMVNRTRGLYNIAKMDLQTRFLQVLTRTTLDESPSVAPNGSMIIYSTMHGSTQVLALVSMDGRFKARLPAVEGAVKSPSWSPYL, encoded by the coding sequence TTGATAAAGTCTAGTTTTTATCGTGTTATTTTTACTGTATTCGCACTTGTTTTAAGTGGCTCGGCCAAGGCGTCATTAGAGATTGTTATTACAGGTGGTTTAGATTCTGGCCGGCCTGTTGCCATAGTCCCTTTTACGTTTAATGGTGCCACTGTGCCAAGCCAACGCTTAGATGAAATAATTTCTGCTGATTTAATGCGTAGTGGTAAGTTTAGCCCATTAGCTAGTATTAAGATGCCGCAAAGGCCGGCGAGTGCTGAACAAATTGACTATGCGGCTTGGGCGCGTGAAGGGGTAGAAGCTATTGTAATAGGTAAAATTACCGAAACTGGGATTGACCGCTATACTGTAAGCTTTGAACTAATAGATATATTAAAAGGCAGTAATGGCTTAAATAAACAAATGCTTAATGCCGGTAAATTAGTGTTAAGTAATGACCATATTCTTGATAGCCGTGAGACAACAATAACCGGTAGCCAGTTTCGGCAGTATGGCCACCGTATTAGTGACATAGTATATGAAAAGCTAACCGGTGAACGAGGCGCTTTTTTAACTAAAATTGCTTATGTTTTGGTTAATAATGACAATGAATTTTCGCACCAATTAATAGTTGCTGATTATGATGGCGCTAATGAGCAAGTATTATTACGCTCAAAAGAGCCTCTGATGTCTCCTTCATGGTCACCAGATGGCACTAAATTAGCCTACGTGACTTTTGAAAAGCGGCAAGCACAAATTTATATTCAAGATATTTATACTGGCAAACGCACTATGTTAAGTAGTTCGCCGGGTATTAATGGGGCTCCAGCATGGTCACCAGATGGTAAACGCATGGCTATGGTGCTATCAAAGGATGGTAATCCAGAAATCTATGTAATGGATATAGCGTCAAGAGCTTTAACGCGGATAACTAATCATCGTGCTATTGATACCGAGCCAACTTGGTCACCTGATAGTAAAGAAATAATGTTTAGTTCTGAGCGTGGTGGTAATCCACAGCTATATAGCGTAAATTTATTAACAAATAAAACAAGAAGAATCACTTTTGAAGGTGAGATGAATCTTGCAGGATCTTTTACTGACGGCGGTAAGTCGATAGTAATGGTTAATCGTACCAGAGGGTTATACAACATCGCAAAAATGGATTTACAAACTCGATTTTTGCAAGTGTTAACTCGAACAACGCTGGATGAATCACCAAGTGTGGCTCCAAATGGTTCTATGATTATTTATAGTACTATGCATGGTTCAACACAGGTGTTAGCACTGGTTTCTATGGATGGTCGTTTTAAAGCAAGGCTACCGGCGGTGGAAGGCGCAGTTAAATCACCGTCGTGGTCGCCATATTTATAA